In a single window of the Papaver somniferum cultivar HN1 chromosome 8, ASM357369v1, whole genome shotgun sequence genome:
- the LOC113304605 gene encoding protein FIZZY-RELATED 2-like, which yields MGDNQIPPQTPSSSSENRSSISRRPPFSSSTSSELNLPPNMSRSSLSLENPSFSSSNSSHIDRMVGVGYHPSPSRTIYSDRFIPSRSGSNFALFDLSPSSAASSSSGAGAEGGGGSGGGDGAGTYANLLKSVLFGPDSGVVSPLTPEKTSTLDGRSIQLSPPSRNIFRYKTETRQSMYSLSPFGFDDALPGVIPSPAKAPRKVPRSPYKVLDAPALQDDFYLNLVDWSPNNVLAVGLGNCVYLWNACSSKVTKLCDLGVDDSVCSVGWANRGTHLAVGTNNGKVQIWDASRCRRVRTMEGHRLRVGALAWSSSVLSSGSRDKSILQRDIRAQEDFVSKLSGHKSEVCGLKWSYDNRELASGGNDNRLFVWNQHSTQPVLKYCEHTAAVKAIAWSPHLHGLLASGGGTADRCIRFWNTTTNSHLSCMDTGSQVCNLVWSKNVNELVSTHGYSQNQIIVWRYPTMSKLATLTGHTYRVLYLAISPDGQTIVTGAGDETLRFWNVFPSPKSQNSDSEIGASSLGRTQIR from the exons TTAGAAAACCCTTCGTTTTCTTCGTCCAATTCTTCACACATTGATCGTATGGTAGGAGTAGGTTATCATCCATCCCCGTCAAGAACAATTTATAGTGATAGATTTATACCAAGTAGATCTGGATCAAATTTTGCACTTTTTGATTTATCTCCGTCGTCAGCAGCGTCTTCAAGTTCTGGGGCAGGGGCggaaggtggtggtggtagtggcggTGGAGATGGGGCTGGTACTTATGCTAATTTATTAAAAAGTGTTTTATTTGGTCCTGATTCTGGTGTTGTTTCACCATTAACACCTGAAAAGACTTCAACTTTAGATGGGAGAAGTATTCAATTAAGTCCACCAAGTAGAAATATTTTCAGGTATAAGACTGAAACTAGACAGTCTATGTATTCATTGTCTCCATTTGGGTTTGATGATGCTTTGCCTGGTGTAATTCCATCCCCGGCTAAGGCACCACGGAAAGTACCCAGATCCCCTTACAAG GTTTTGGATGCTCCTGCTTTACAAGATGATTTTTATCTAAATCTTGTTGATTGGTCTCCGAATAATGTATTGGCTGTCGGATTGGGTAATTGTGTTTATTTGTGGAATGCTTGCAGTAGTAAG GTAACTAAATTATGTGACTTGGGAGTGGATGATAGTGTTTGTTCAGTTGGATGGGCAAACCGCGGGACACACCTTGCTGTTGGAACTAATAACGGAAAAGTCCAG ATTTGGGATGCATCACGCTGTAGGAGGGTAAGGACTATGGAAGGCCATCGATTACGTGTTGGTGCACTTGCATGGAGTTCATCTGTATTATCTTCAGGTAGCCGTGACAAGAGTATTCTCCAACGTGATATTCGTGCTCAAGAGGATTTTGTTAGTAAGCTCAGTGGTCACAAATCAGAA GTTTGTGGATTGAAGTGGTCTTATGATAACCGCGAATTAGCATCTGGTGGAAATGATAACAGG CTGtttgtttggaatcaacattCAACACAACCAGTGTTGAAATATTGTGAGCACACTGCTGCTGTAAAAGCAATTGCATGGTCCCCACATTTACATGGACTTCTTGCATCCGGTGGTGGTACTGCAGACAGATGCATTCGTTTTTGGAATACAACTACAAATTCACACCTCAGTTGCATGGACACTGGGAGTCAG GTTTGCAATCTTGTGTGGTCTAAAAATGTGAATGAACTAGTCAGCACCCATGGTTACTCCCAAAACCAGATTATTGTTTGGAGATATCCTACCATGTCAAAG CTGGCTACCCTTACTGGTCATACATACAGGGTTCTATATCTTGCCATTTCCCCTGATGGACAG ACAATTGTTACAGGAGCAGGCGATGAAACACTTCGGTTCTGGAATGTATTTCCTTCTCCAAAATCGCAA AACTCTGATAGCGAAATAGGAGCGTCTTCTCTTGGCAGAACTCAAATCAGGTGA